From Bacteroidales bacterium:
AAATGATATTAATTTTTTTTATTTTATTAATTTTTTATTTTTAATTTTTTATTTATGAACATTTTTGTTGCAAAATTAAATTATGACACTCAAGAAGCTGACTTAAAAGTAGCTTTTGAATCTTTCGGAGAAGTTAGTTCTTTGAAAATTATTACAGACAAATTTACAGGTCGTTCAAAAGGTTTTGGATTTGTTGAAATGCCAGATGATGAAGCGGCTATGTCTGCTATCGAGAAGCTGAATGAAAGCGAACTTGATGGAAGAACAATCGTAGTGAAAAAAGCGAAGCCTAAAGAAAATAATAGTCGTTATGAACGCCGTGGCAATTCCAGCTACAATAGCTATTAAAG
This genomic window contains:
- a CDS encoding RNA-binding protein is translated as MNIFVAKLNYDTQEADLKVAFESFGEVSSLKIITDKFTGRSKGFGFVEMPDDEAAMSAIEKLNESELDGRTIVVKKAKPKENNSRYERRGNSSYNSY